From Anaerolineae bacterium, a single genomic window includes:
- a CDS encoding hydrogenase maturation nickel metallochaperone HypA has product MDRHEQVVRQLVSQACEQANGKPVLEVWLAVALCAELDDKNLHFYWDKWAAGTPCHGAKLHVRQVKYIQECPQCGHIFPANDLHEPCPECNTRHSATLVGEDCVLLERIATYEGR; this is encoded by the coding sequence ATGGATCGGCACGAACAAGTGGTGCGACAACTGGTCTCCCAGGCATGCGAACAGGCCAACGGCAAACCCGTGCTGGAAGTGTGGCTGGCGGTGGCGCTCTGTGCTGAACTGGACGACAAAAACCTGCACTTCTATTGGGACAAGTGGGCCGCAGGCACGCCCTGCCATGGGGCCAAACTCCATGTACGCCAGGTCAAGTACATTCAAGAGTGCCCCCAATGCGGTCATATCTTCCCCGCGAATGACCTGCATGAGCCCTGCCCGGAATGCAACACCCGGCACAGCGCCACCCTGGTCGGTGAAGACTGCGTCCTGCTGGAGCGCATCGCCACATACGAGGGGCGTTGA
- a CDS encoding SDR family oxidoreductase, which produces MRILVTGAAGFLGSHLCDRLLAEGHEVVGMDNFLTGDPQNLAHLAGHPRFSFIRHDVSQFIFVPGKIDAVLHFASPASPNRNSPYGYPNLPIQTMKAGALGTLNTLGVARAHGARYLLASTSEIYGDPEVHPQKEDYWGHVNPIGERAVYDEAKRFAEALTMAYHRFHGVDTRIVRIFNTYGPRMRLDDGRVIPNFVKQALRREPLTVYGDGSQTRSFCYVDDLIDGIYRLLMSDEHEPVNIGNPDEYTIRQLAEEVNRLTGNPAGLTFLPDARDRHDPQRRCPDITKARTVLSWAPQVALEEGLERTIADFRRRLGL; this is translated from the coding sequence ATGCGCATTTTGGTAACCGGTGCGGCCGGCTTTTTAGGGTCGCATTTGTGCGACCGCTTGCTGGCCGAAGGTCACGAGGTCGTGGGGATGGACAACTTCCTGACCGGCGACCCGCAAAACCTGGCCCATCTGGCCGGGCATCCGCGCTTTTCCTTCATTCGCCACGATGTCTCCCAATTCATTTTCGTGCCCGGCAAAATCGACGCCGTGCTGCACTTCGCCTCGCCGGCCAGCCCCAACCGCAACTCGCCCTACGGCTACCCCAACCTACCCATCCAGACCATGAAGGCCGGCGCCCTGGGCACGCTGAACACCTTAGGCGTGGCCCGCGCCCACGGCGCCCGTTACCTATTGGCCTCAACCAGCGAGATTTACGGTGACCCCGAGGTGCATCCGCAAAAAGAAGACTACTGGGGCCATGTCAACCCCATCGGCGAGCGGGCGGTGTACGACGAGGCCAAGCGCTTCGCCGAGGCCCTCACCATGGCCTACCACCGTTTCCACGGTGTGGACACCCGCATCGTGCGCATCTTCAACACCTACGGCCCCCGGATGCGCCTGGACGATGGCCGGGTCATCCCCAACTTCGTGAAGCAGGCGCTGCGCAGGGAGCCGCTTACGGTCTACGGCGACGGCTCTCAGACGCGCAGTTTTTGCTATGTGGACGATCTCATCGATGGCATTTATCGCCTACTGATGAGCGACGAGCATGAACCGGTGAACATCGGCAACCCCGACGAGTACACCATCCGCCAACTGGCCGAAGAGGTCAACCGCCTCACCGGCAACCCTGCCGGCCTCACCTTCTTGCCCGATGCCCGGGACCGCCACGACCCCCAGCGCCGCTGCCCCGACATCACCAAAGCCCGCACCGTGCTGAGCTGGGCGCCCCAGGTGGCTCTGGAAGAAGGCCTCGAACGCACCATCGCGGACTTTCGCAGGAGGTTGGGCCTTTGA
- a CDS encoding GtrA family protein, with amino-acid sequence MILQHANERRRFLKFAMVGSLGAVVDFSVFNLLTLLTPIPALLASVISFLTAVTHNFLWHRFWTFPDSRSKALSKQWVQFALVSLVGLSIRTPLFALLEKPLRVLFDRLALPLPFSPSFLGHNLALAIVVLIVMVWNFIANRLWTFNDIALGT; translated from the coding sequence TTGATTTTGCAGCATGCCAACGAACGTCGCCGCTTCCTCAAATTCGCCATGGTGGGCTCATTGGGTGCGGTGGTCGATTTCAGCGTGTTCAACCTGCTCACTCTGCTCACCCCCATCCCGGCGTTGCTGGCCAGCGTGATTTCCTTTCTAACCGCCGTGACCCACAACTTTCTCTGGCACCGTTTCTGGACCTTCCCCGACTCCCGCAGCAAGGCCTTGAGCAAACAATGGGTCCAGTTTGCTCTGGTGAGCCTGGTGGGGCTGAGCATTCGCACGCCCCTTTTCGCCCTGCTGGAAAAGCCTTTACGCGTGCTGTTCGACCGTCTGGCCCTACCGTTGCCCTTTTCGCCCTCGTTTTTGGGCCACAACCTGGCTCTGGCCATCGTCGTCCTCATTGTGATGGTGTGGAACTTCATCGCCAATCGGCTCTGGACCTTCAACGATATCGCGCTGGGGACTTGA
- a CDS encoding acyl-CoA thioesterase — MTLPGKPVSASRVSIAQLMQPQHANSAGSVHGGWIMKLVDEAGALAAMRHAHRRVVTVAVDQMMFQRPIPIPSLVILTAEVSYTGRTSMEVEVHVVAENPVTGEKVHTNTAYLVYVALDDEGNPAPVPPLILENEAQRHRFEEAKARQAFRLQQRAQARRNEQEAQS, encoded by the coding sequence ATGACCTTACCAGGCAAACCGGTCAGCGCCTCGCGGGTGAGCATCGCGCAATTGATGCAACCCCAACACGCTAACAGCGCCGGCAGTGTCCACGGCGGCTGGATCATGAAACTGGTGGACGAGGCCGGTGCCCTGGCCGCCATGCGCCACGCCCACCGGCGGGTGGTCACCGTGGCCGTGGATCAGATGATGTTCCAGCGGCCCATCCCCATCCCCAGCCTGGTCATCCTCACCGCCGAGGTGTCGTACACGGGCCGCACTTCCATGGAAGTCGAAGTCCATGTCGTGGCCGAGAACCCCGTCACCGGCGAAAAGGTGCACACCAACACGGCCTATCTGGTCTATGTGGCCCTGGACGATGAAGGCAACCCGGCCCCGGTGCCGCCGCTCATTTTGGAAAACGAAGCCCAGCGCCACCGTTTCGAGGAGGCCAAAGCCCGCCAGGCCTTTCGCCTGCAACAACGCGCCCAGGCCCGGCGCAACGAACAGGAAGCCCAGTCATGA
- a CDS encoding magnesium chelatase, with amino-acid sequence MKLGLLLALINPAVGGVLLIGPRGTAKTTAVRGLIDLLPQVPRSLCYYGCLPEDIETGGLEAVCPDCARKYQEGKPLAVIDRVRLIELPLNARLEDVVGGLDERAAAQRRFRLRKGILAQADRNLLYVDEVNLLAPEVIDAILDAAAQGHYTVRRGALTATYRSRFVLIGSMNPEEGGLRPQILDRFGLRVLVRGLTDPQQRLEAYRRAQAYRANPRRMVAQYAAETALARAEIQAARDLLPQVELPEAVARVGLRLIDRLGIHSLRAEITLFEAARALAAADTRTEVTVEDLRQVAPMALRFRRSAFIRDYLTRQEDEEEEIRSAWEKAAPTAKAPTRRAPAEETPTGEQP; translated from the coding sequence ATGAAACTGGGCCTGTTGCTGGCCCTCATCAACCCGGCCGTGGGCGGGGTGTTGCTCATCGGCCCGCGGGGGACGGCCAAGACCACGGCGGTGCGCGGGCTGATCGACCTGCTGCCCCAGGTGCCGCGCAGCCTGTGCTACTACGGCTGCCTGCCCGAGGACATCGAGACCGGGGGGCTGGAGGCCGTGTGCCCCGACTGCGCCCGCAAGTATCAGGAGGGCAAACCCCTGGCCGTGATAGACCGGGTGCGGCTCATTGAACTGCCCCTCAACGCGCGGCTGGAGGATGTGGTGGGCGGGCTGGACGAGCGGGCCGCGGCCCAGCGCCGTTTTCGCCTGCGCAAAGGCATCCTGGCCCAGGCGGACCGCAACCTGCTCTATGTGGACGAGGTCAACCTGCTCGCCCCCGAGGTGATCGACGCCATCCTCGACGCTGCCGCCCAAGGCCATTACACCGTGCGCCGCGGAGCCCTCACGGCCACCTACCGCTCGCGCTTCGTGCTCATCGGCTCCATGAACCCCGAAGAGGGCGGCCTGCGGCCCCAAATTCTGGACCGCTTTGGGCTGCGGGTGCTGGTGCGCGGGCTGACCGACCCCCAGCAGCGCCTGGAAGCCTACCGCCGCGCCCAGGCCTATCGCGCCAACCCCCGCCGCATGGTGGCCCAGTACGCCGCCGAGACGGCCCTGGCCCGCGCCGAAATTCAGGCCGCCCGCGACCTGCTGCCCCAGGTGGAATTGCCCGAAGCCGTGGCCCGGGTGGGCCTCCGCCTGATCGACCGTCTGGGCATCCATTCGTTACGCGCCGAAATCACCTTGTTCGAGGCCGCCCGCGCTTTGGCCGCCGCCGACACCCGCACCGAGGTCACGGTGGAAGACCTGCGCCAGGTGGCCCCCATGGCCTTACGCTTCCGCCGCTCGGCCTTCATCCGCGATTACCTCACCCGTCAGGAGGACGARGARGAGGAAATCCGCTCGGCATGGGAAAAGGCCGCGCCCACAGCCAAAGCCCCAACGCGAAGGGCCCCTGCCGAGGAAACCCCAACCGGAGAACAGCCATGA
- the rsmD gene encoding 16S rRNA (guanine(966)-N(2))-methyltransferase RsmD, translating into MSPRVISGSAKGRKLFSLPGNIVRPITDRAKEALFNILGPDIFGATLLDLFAGIGGVGIEALSRGAAFVRFIEWNPKVVRVLRQNLAHCRLNDPQRAEVLHMDAFALLTHPPDWAFDYIFIAPPQYKGLWKKALLLVDEHPGWLAEDGWVIVQIHPNEYEAVPLRHLREFDQRRYGSVLLVFYERVAQNTPEDMADEGEATQA; encoded by the coding sequence ATGAGCCCGCGAGTGATCAGCGGCAGCGCGAAAGGCCGCAAACTGTTCTCCCTGCCCGGAAACATCGTCCGGCCCATTACAGACCGGGCCAAGGAAGCCCTGTTCAACATCCTCGGCCCCGACATCTTCGGCGCCACCCTGCTGGATCTGTTCGCCGGCATCGGCGGGGTGGGCATCGAGGCGTTGAGCCGTGGTGCGGCCTTCGTCCGCTTCATCGAATGGAACCCCAAGGTCGTGCGGGTGCTGCGGCAGAACCTGGCCCACTGCCGGCTCAACGACCCTCAACGGGCCGAGGTGCTCCACATGGACGCCTTTGCCTTGCTCACGCACCCGCCGGACTGGGCCTTCGACTACATTTTCATCGCTCCGCCCCAGTACAAGGGCCTTTGGAAGAAGGCGTTGCTGCTGGTGGATGAACATCCTGGCTGGCTGGCCGAGGACGGCTGGGTGATCGTCCAAATTCACCCCAACGAGTACGAAGCGGTGCCTCTCAGGCACCTACGGGAATTCGACCAGCGACGATACGGCAGCGTGCTGCTGGTGTTCTACGAGCGCGTGGCCCAAAACACCCCAGAGGACATGGCCGACGAAGGCGAAGCCACCCAGGCTTGA
- a CDS encoding NUDIX domain-containing protein translates to MKPGDQGASHDRYTVVPRTLVFLLRGERVLLLKGAPTKRLWANKYNGLGGHVERGEDVLSAARRELREEARLEDASLHLVGIVTIDTGQDPGVGLFVFRGEAPEGWEPSPSPEGQPEWVPVTELTRYPLVEDLRVVLPRVLAWQPDAPPFFALYTFDAQGQLRITFG, encoded by the coding sequence ATGAAGCCTGGCGATCAGGGCGCTTCTCACGACCGGTACACCGTGGTGCCGCGTACCCTCGTTTTTCTCCTCCGGGGGGAGCGGGTGCTCCTGCTCAAAGGGGCGCCGACCAAGCGCCTCTGGGCCAACAAGTACAACGGCCTGGGCGGCCATGTAGAGCGCGGCGAGGATGTGCTCAGCGCCGCCCGCCGTGAACTGCGCGAAGAAGCCAGGTTGGAGGACGCTTCTCTGCACCTGGTTGGGATCGTCACGATCGACACCGGGCAGGATCCCGGGGTGGGGCTTTTCGTCTTCCGAGGGGAGGCTCCCGAGGGGTGGGAGCCTTCCCCTTCACCGGAAGGGCAGCCCGAGTGGGTTCCGGTGACCGAACTGACGCGCTATCCTTTGGTGGAAGATTTGCGGGTGGTACTCCCCCGCGTGTTGGCCTGGCAGCCGGATGCCCCGCCCTTTTTCGCCCTTTACACCTTCGACGCCCAGGGGCAACTGCGGATCACCTTTGGATGA
- a CDS encoding aldolase codes for MNLWIPLLDLLEHSVALSGDRVKVLDAPRVRSKMEKLAFQAALAEPETRRRAQWLVRAVALELGVVPASIHELYRARGRGEAPLGFTVPAVNLRALPFYAARRAFRVMRDMDAAAVIFEIARSEIGYTAQRPAEYTAQILAAAVAEGYQGPVFLQGDHFQISPKRYAEAPEDEEQAVRDLIDEALRAGFFNIDIDASTLVDIHKPTVDEQQALNVRLSAELTAFLRGLEPEGVTVSVGGEIGEVGGRNSTEPELRAYMDGFNKALAELAPGASGLSKISIQTGTSHGGVVLPDGTLARVKVDFDTLRHLSRVAREVYGLGGAVQHGASTLPPDAFSKFPEAEAVEIHLATNFMNILYDLIPNALRQEMYAYVAEHHAQERKPGMTEEQFYYKARKRAIGPFKAELWALDEAVKEAAGETWEAMFRNIFGQLGVAGTREVVERFVRPVVIRPDLKAYLGPEAGDEEDLSDLAD; via the coding sequence ATGAACTTGTGGATCCCTCTGCTTGATTTGTTGGAGCACAGCGTGGCGTTGTCCGGCGACCGCGTGAAGGTGCTCGACGCTCCCCGCGTGCGTTCAAAGATGGAAAAACTGGCCTTTCAGGCGGCCCTGGCCGAACCCGAAACGCGCCGCCGGGCCCAATGGCTGGTGCGGGCCGTGGCCCTGGAATTGGGGGTGGTGCCCGCTTCCATTCACGAGTTGTATCGAGCCCGGGGACGGGGTGAGGCGCCTCTGGGCTTCACGGTACCAGCCGTCAATCTGCGCGCTTTGCCGTTCTATGCCGCCCGGCGGGCCTTTCGGGTGATGCGGGACATGGACGCCGCCGCGGTGATCTTCGAAATCGCCCGGTCGGAGATCGGCTACACCGCTCAGCGCCCGGCCGAGTACACGGCGCAAATCCTGGCCGCGGCGGTGGCCGAAGGATACCAGGGGCCGGTTTTCCTCCAGGGCGACCATTTCCAGATTTCGCCCAAACGCTATGCCGAAGCCCCGGAAGACGAGGAACAGGCCGTCCGCGACTTGATCGACGAGGCCTTGCGGGCTGGCTTTTTCAACATCGATATCGATGCCTCCACGCTGGTGGACATTCACAAGCCCACCGTGGATGAGCAACAGGCCCTCAATGTCCGTCTCTCGGCGGAACTCACGGCCTTTTTGCGCGGTCTGGAGCCGGAAGGGGTGACCGTTTCCGTGGGTGGCGAAATCGGCGAGGTGGGCGGTCGCAATTCCACCGAACCCGAACTGCGGGCGTACATGGACGGCTTCAACAAGGCCCTAGCCGAATTGGCCCCCGGCGCTTCTGGCCTGAGCAAAATCAGCATTCAAACCGGCACTTCCCACGGCGGCGTGGTGCTCCCCGACGGCACGCTGGCCCGGGTCAAGGTGGACTTTGACACCCTGCGCCACCTCAGCCGGGTGGCTCGTGAAGTGTACGGCCTGGGCGGGGCGGTGCAACACGGGGCCTCCACCCTGCCGCCGGACGCTTTCTCCAAGTTCCCCGAAGCCGAGGCCGTGGAAATTCACCTGGCCACGAACTTCATGAACATCCTTTACGATCTCATCCCCAATGCACTCCGTCAGGAGATGTACGCTTATGTGGCCGAACATCACGCCCAGGAGCGCAAGCCGGGAATGACCGAGGAGCAATTCTACTACAAAGCCCGTAAGCGGGCCATCGGCCCCTTCAAGGCCGAACTGTGGGCGCTGGACGAGGCGGTGAAGGAGGCTGCTGGCGAGACCTGGGAGGCCATGTTCCGCAACATTTTTGGCCAGTTGGGTGTGGCCGGCACGCGAGAGGTGGTGGAGCGCTTCGTGCGACCCGTGGTCATCCGCCCGGATCTCAAAGCCTATCTAGGCCCTGAGGCGGGCGACGAGGAAGATTTGAGCGATCTGGCAGATTGA
- the greA gene encoding transcription elongation factor GreA, with protein sequence MNATYLTPEGLKKLQEELEYLRTVKRKEVAERLHAALEEGGDLTENAEYEAAKNEQAFVEGRIQELEHLLASAKVIEDMQRDVVDVGCTVTVEEEDGMVSTYTIVGQAEAAPQNGLISNESPLGKALMGHKVGDEVEVRAPGGQFKVRILKVE encoded by the coding sequence ATGAACGCCACTTACCTGACCCCAGAAGGGCTGAAAAAACTCCAGGAAGAACTGGAGTACCTACGCACCGTCAAACGTAAAGAGGTGGCCGAGCGGCTCCACGCCGCCCTGGAAGAAGGGGGCGACCTCACCGAGAACGCCGAATACGAAGCGGCCAAGAACGAGCAGGCTTTCGTGGAAGGTCGCATTCAAGAACTGGAGCACTTGCTGGCCAGCGCCAAAGTCATCGAAGATATGCAACGCGATGTGGTGGATGTGGGATGCACCGTGACCGTGGAAGAGGAAGACGGTATGGTGTCCACCTACACCATCGTCGGCCAGGCCGAGGCCGCCCCTCAAAACGGCCTGATTTCCAACGAATCGCCCCTGGGCAAAGCCCTCATGGGGCACAAGGTAGGCGACGAAGTGGAGGTACGCGCCCCCGGTGGACAGTTCAAAGTGCGCATCCTTAAGGTGGAATAA
- a CDS encoding histidine phosphatase family protein has translation MTATRLVLVRHGQTAWNVEGRYQGQADPPLNAQGKAQAEALADRLAAAETQPVGVYASPLRRAWRTAEAIARRWRLPLRPEPRLMEIHLGSWQGVLAVEIARRWPERFARWEREPWEVRPPGGETLAEVQQRVNAALDDILRRHAEETVVLVAHRLPLAFAKIRFQGLDPLAVRRIPIPNAGYEVIEVPS, from the coding sequence ATGACCGCCACGCGACTGGTTCTGGTCCGCCATGGGCAGACGGCCTGGAACGTGGAAGGGCGTTATCAGGGCCAGGCCGACCCGCCGCTCAACGCCCAGGGAAAGGCCCAGGCGGAGGCGCTGGCGGACCGGCTGGCGGCTGCGGAGACGCAACCGGTGGGCGTTTACGCCAGCCCGTTGCGACGCGCTTGGCGCACTGCCGAGGCCATCGCCCGGCGGTGGCGCTTGCCGCTGCGACCGGAGCCGCGCCTGATGGAGATCCACCTGGGCTCCTGGCAGGGGGTGCTGGCCGTCGAAATCGCCCGCCGCTGGCCGGAACGCTTCGCCAGGTGGGAGCGAGAGCCCTGGGAGGTGCGCCCGCCAGGTGGGGAGACCCTGGCCGAAGTGCAACAACGGGTCAATGCCGCGCTGGACGACATCTTGCGGCGGCACGCGGAGGAGACGGTGGTGTTGGTCGCCCACCGCTTGCCGCTGGCCTTTGCCAAAATCAGGTTTCAGGGCCTTGACCCGCTGGCCGTGCGACGCATTCCCATCCCCAACGCCGGTTACGAGGTGATCGAAGTGCCCTCCTGA
- a CDS encoding glucosyl-3-phosphoglycerate synthase, producing the protein MAQFAPVLHGLPEIKRSVVAVGSLEEALDSESGRYQVVVLGAPTRSGQATALLSPLLEHALQGLDVLKVIVKSPGPPAQEEGEDSEGQVLYPGTAPVSSSVAVLVDRWFAENTFRSEEFLPLEELVALKEAQGVTISLGLPALNEEATIGQIITTMKTALMEEVPLLDEIVLIDSGSVDYTREIAADLGIPVYIHQKVLPQYGAYHGKGETLWKSLYVLQGDIIVWIDTDIRNIHPRFVYGLLGPLLRNPRIQYVKGFYRRPLKQGSKMVAGGGGRVTELTARPLLNLFFPELSGLIQPLAGEYAGRRQALEQLPFFTGYGVETGLLIDLLSRFGLGAIAQVDLQERIHRNQPLRDLSKMAFAIIQVVIRRLEDRHKIRLLEDFNKTMNLIRYEMGRYWLEPQEIRERERPPIVTLPEYREKFGRRPVEPGGRA; encoded by the coding sequence ATGGCTCAGTTCGCCCCGGTGCTTCATGGCCTGCCTGAGATCAAACGCTCTGTGGTCGCGGTGGGCTCGTTGGAGGAGGCCCTGGATAGCGAATCGGGGCGCTATCAGGTGGTGGTGCTGGGTGCGCCCACGCGTTCCGGGCAGGCCACAGCGTTGCTCAGTCCGCTTTTGGAGCACGCGCTTCAGGGGTTGGATGTCTTAAAAGTGATCGTCAAGTCCCCTGGGCCTCCGGCTCAGGAAGAGGGAGAGGATTCTGAGGGGCAGGTGCTGTATCCCGGCACAGCCCCGGTATCCTCGTCCGTGGCGGTCTTGGTGGATCGGTGGTTTGCCGAGAACACCTTCCGCAGCGAGGAGTTCCTCCCCCTGGAGGAACTGGTGGCCCTCAAGGAAGCCCAGGGCGTGACCATCAGCCTGGGCCTGCCGGCCCTCAACGAGGAGGCCACCATCGGGCAGATCATCACCACCATGAAAACGGCCCTCATGGAGGAGGTGCCGTTGCTGGACGAAATCGTGCTCATCGACAGCGGTTCGGTGGATTACACCCGCGAAATCGCGGCCGACCTGGGGATCCCGGTGTACATACATCAAAAGGTGCTGCCGCAATACGGCGCTTATCACGGCAAGGGCGAAACCCTTTGGAAAAGTCTGTATGTCCTCCAAGGCGACATAATCGTCTGGATTGATACCGACATCCGCAACATTCACCCCCGGTTTGTCTACGGCCTCTTGGGGCCTCTGCTGCGCAACCCCCGCATCCAGTATGTCAAAGGGTTCTATCGCCGTCCGTTGAAACAGGGGAGCAAGATGGTGGCGGGCGGCGGTGGCCGAGTGACGGAACTCACGGCGCGGCCTCTGCTCAATCTATTCTTCCCGGAGTTGTCCGGCCTGATTCAGCCGCTGGCCGGCGAGTACGCCGGCCGACGGCAGGCGCTGGAGCAACTGCCTTTCTTCACCGGGTATGGGGTGGAGACCGGCTTGTTGATTGACCTTCTCTCGCGTTTCGGCCTGGGCGCCATCGCCCAGGTGGATTTGCAGGAGCGCATCCACCGCAATCAGCCCCTGCGTGACCTTTCCAAGATGGCCTTTGCCATCATTCAGGTGGTCATTCGCCGCCTGGAGGACCGGCACAAAATCCGCTTGTTGGAGGACTTCAACAAGACAATGAACCTCATCCGTTACGAGATGGGGCGTTACTGGCTGGAGCCGCAGGAGATCCGCGAGCGGGAGCGCCCGCCCATCGTAACCCTGCCCGAATACCGGGAAAAGTTCGGCCGCCGCCCAGTAGAGCCGGGGGGACGGGCATGA
- a CDS encoding glycosyltransferase family 4 protein — protein sequence MTRQVHVAILHYAAPPIIGGVETTIYYHALHLSRLGYRVTVIAGRGAAFAPQVDFIAEPMVDSRFPPLAEVNEQLAQGEVSTAFDRWREHIYQRLRERLQGVQVLIVHNALTLHKNLPLTAALHRLAQEGFPIIGWCHDFAWQDALYIPVLRDAYPWNLLKTPWPGVKYVVVSEHRREQLARLLNLPAQEISVVPPGVEPTRLLRLSPDTQRLADRLRLWEADPLFILPARITRRKNIQFALRMLAALRGRWPDPMLVVTGPPGPHNPTNVAYLEQLMRLRQELALQAQVHFLYQHGEQGKPLEVSEAVLAELYLLADALLFPSLREGFGIPVLEAGLLRLPIFAADIPPVRESAGDLAVTFDPEGSPEEAAERVASWLAQDPIYAMRRRVKQRYIWAQIVRHQVVPLIESVLRSEP from the coding sequence ATGACCCGTCAGGTCCATGTCGCCATCCTGCACTACGCTGCGCCGCCGATCATCGGCGGCGTGGAGACCACCATTTACTATCACGCCCTCCATTTGAGCCGGCTGGGCTATCGCGTGACGGTCATCGCCGGCCGGGGGGCGGCTTTTGCCCCTCAGGTGGACTTTATCGCCGAACCGATGGTGGATTCCCGCTTTCCGCCCCTGGCTGAGGTGAACGAGCAACTGGCCCAGGGCGAGGTGAGCACGGCCTTCGACCGGTGGCGGGAGCACATCTATCAGCGTCTGCGCGAACGGCTGCAGGGGGTGCAGGTGCTCATCGTGCACAACGCGCTGACGCTGCACAAAAACCTGCCCTTAACGGCGGCCCTTCATCGTTTGGCGCAAGAGGGCTTCCCCATCATTGGTTGGTGTCACGATTTTGCCTGGCAGGATGCCCTTTACATTCCGGTCTTACGCGACGCCTATCCCTGGAACCTGCTCAAGACCCCCTGGCCCGGGGTGAAGTATGTGGTAGTCTCGGAGCACCGGCGGGAGCAACTGGCCCGTTTGCTGAATCTCCCCGCCCAGGAGATCTCCGTGGTCCCCCCTGGGGTGGAACCGACCCGTCTGTTGCGCCTCAGCCCGGACACCCAGAGGCTGGCTGACCGCCTGCGGTTGTGGGAGGCCGACCCGCTGTTCATCCTCCCGGCGCGCATTACTCGGCGGAAGAACATCCAGTTCGCGCTGCGGATGCTGGCGGCGCTCAGGGGGCGTTGGCCTGACCCGATGCTGGTGGTAACCGGTCCTCCCGGCCCGCACAACCCTACTAATGTGGCTTACCTGGAGCAACTAATGCGCCTGCGGCAGGAGTTGGCGTTGCAAGCGCAGGTACATTTTCTGTATCAGCACGGAGAACAGGGGAAGCCGCTGGAGGTCTCTGAAGCGGTGCTGGCCGAACTTTACCTTTTGGCCGATGCGTTGCTTTTCCCCAGCCTGCGGGAAGGGTTTGGCATCCCTGTGCTGGAAGCGGGTTTGTTGCGCCTGCCCATCTTCGCCGCCGACATCCCCCCGGTGCGCGAGAGCGCCGGGGACCTGGCGGTGACTTTCGACCCGGAAGGCTCGCCCGAAGAGGCGGCCGAGAGGGTCGCCTCTTGGCTAGCCCAGGACCCCATCTACGCCATGCGGCGAAGGGTGAAGCAACGTTATATCTGGGCTCAGATTGTGCGTCATCAGGTTGTGCCGCTCATTGAGTCTGTGTTGAGGAGCGAACCATGA